The Hippoglossus hippoglossus isolate fHipHip1 chromosome 16, fHipHip1.pri, whole genome shotgun sequence genomic sequence ctgtgggaggaaatagtacccagagaaaacccacatagacacaaggaaaacatgcaaactcttcACAGAGTTATAATATTCATTCATCTATAATATATTAACCTGTTTATCAATTGTTTCCCCTGGTGACGTGTCTTGAGGAACTTGCAGTGTACTAGCATCAGTTCCATTTCAAGCCCTTGCCTTTTCATATAGTCAGTAAGTCATTTTAAGTCTGTCACGTTGATAAACCAGCATATAAACTGTCCAAAAGCAGCAAGTTACTTGTTGGCATTATCATTGTTCAGCTGTAAGTATTCATATAGTACATGTAAACCTAAAGATATACAACACAAGTTATTATGACAAAGACTTTCTGATTATTTGAGAAGTCATGGTGAACTTGGCGGCAAAGAACCTCACCATAAGTACGGCTGACACCCCACACATTGTCCAGATGACACCCAAGACTGCCCTGGTGCGTTGCATTGTCATAATGTTGTGATATCGCAGTGCATGGAAGATGGTGATgtaactgaaaatgaaaacaaagatttaaatCTTCCTAAATCATGATCGTTACATTGAGTGTCATGTGGAAGCTTTAAACCTTCAGTAACTGACTTTTGTAGCCATGTGTTGTAgtggaagaaaaatgaaaagacaaaacagactttttttttccttttaagcTGATACATGGAACTGTTTTTGGCAAAAAAAAGcctatttacatatatatgtcTGACTCACCACAGATATGTTGAGACGGAGTCCCAGTTAGACCTGATGTTATGAATTAatgtttatgttaaaaaaaatataagcAGAGGTTAACTATTTTCAGAGaccaaaacagacacagaaacaagctACAGTAGGACCACATTCATTCTGGTTTCCTTAACAGTCAATTAATCCATATTCTCTTTGATTTACACAGTTTAAAGCATCATGATTGAAAAAGGGCTGCGAAGCAGCACTGAGCGGGCCCGTTTTGAGCACCCCGGGAAGaataaacgcttcacttcctgtgtccgtcaCGCAACGCCTAACCACGCCCACTAATCATGCATTACGGTCCAGTACAGACCCCATggtgaaaattgtatgtaaatctaattaaagttgtaaaacgaggcttacttcctgttgccagtaggtggcgctatcactatccctacatacagactaatagatctgttcaggccgagactttgatcatgtgacagaattttggGGCCGATTGGACAATACACAGTGGAGTTAAAgaaaacttcctgtttcacagggaatcagtaggtggcgctatgaccctgactCAATATTGACTCATGGAGCTGTTTGGgcctggactctgatcatgtgacagaatttttAGGCTGATTGGACTAtgcacagtgaagttaaaaaaaacttcctgtttcacagtgaatcagtaggtggcgctatgaccctgagttaaaattgacatatggagctgttcaggcctgGACTcagatcatgtgacagaattttggggctgattggacaatgcacagtggagttttAAACAAACGTCGTTTTCACagcgaatcagtaggtggcgctatgacccaGAATTAAaattgacacatggagctgttcaggcccggactttgatcatgtgattggacaatgcacagtggagttatgacaacgttgtctcctttggcgaaggatcaACCTTCCCTGAACATCAATGTTtaaggaaatgtcacaattctgaccaaGGACGTATGACttgtctgagctcatttgagctgtatattgtaaagcagccaagagcagtgcatcaaagtatgaaacatgCCACTTCCTTTCGCCAGCAGGTGTCGCTGTAatgatgagtcaatattgacatattGATCTGATCATGGCGGGACTGTAATCGTGTGAAAGAGTTTTGAGTCCGATTGGAttatgcacagaggagttatcaCAAATCCCTCTTTTTGGTGAATCATTaaactttgacgccacggtcacaccgtgtgacatACACTAAAACTTTGAATTAGTTTTAATCTCAATGTTGTTGAGGTGAGAAtcattgaatttaaagttgatctgatgaaaacTCTAGGAGTTGTTTGTTCAAATACAACATGTGGAAATGGTCCAAAATGGCCAGTCAATTCCAAATGGCCGACTTGTTGAAATTTGGAATACATCAAAGTTTAAGatgtgcaaaaaacaagacatttcctgttgccaccagggaatgctgtgattttaagtcatgatttctgtgtagatgtcatcaggccgggactcttgtcatACATATCCAGTTTGGATtagattggaccatgtatgtctgAGATACaacaaccttgtgttttgatggcaaGTAATCAATATTTGGCGCCACGCcactgtcacactgtgtgacgAAAACTCAAAAATCAAGGTAGTGTtaatctccatcttgtttagatgacactcaccgaatttgaagttgatctgatgaaagctctaggaggagttcgTTAAAATACACGTGTAAAATGGCCAtaatggccactaaatcccaAATGtccgacttcctgttgcgtttttcataatgctccttgagacaTTTTTGTTCATCTGGTCTGACACACATGTGTACCGATTTTCGTGGAGATCAGTGAAAGCAAACTCAGGGGCTGCGTTCTAGGTGGTGCTGTTCAGCCATTTTACCatgcccatttcaaattactccagaatgTGTAAATTTTGGTGAGTTTTTGAACATGTCTAGGccttgaaaaactaaaatcatttgcctgaaaaataataataatcacatcatTTTCAATAGGGCCTTTGCACTGtcagtgctcgggccctaattagtaTTCTTGTTGATTATATTCATACCATCACACTAGTGGGTCTTAAAGTATCAGACATTCTTCTATAACACTTTGGTGTGCATATCCCAGCCCTACCCACATACCGGTCCACAGCAATGGCCAGGAAACTCGAGATGGAGCCAACGAACGACATACACAGCAGGGAGTCCATCACATCGTCCAACTTGTCTCAGAGGAGCCTCTTTTCTCCAGCTGCCCCACGTCGGCCAACACAATCATCAGGGTCTCCCAGGTTTTGGTAAGGCTGGCgatggtgttgaatgctgcCAGGCTGCAGATGAAGCAGTACATGGGCGAGTGAAGATCCCTATTTCGTATGACGGCTAACACAACCAGGAAGTTCTCACCCAAGCTCACTAATCCCATGGTAAGGAAGAGAGGGACCGGGACTTTCACTTCAGGGCAGTCCGTCTGGAATACTGAGGTCGTGTTCATAGTTCTGTTAGAGGGAAAACGTTCCAGAGCTGTCAGGATATTGAGGAGAGTTAATTAGGTCAAGATTTAGCTCagaaatacaatttgaattTCCCAATTTTAAATCTTCTTTTAATCTTCAAATcaatgtgtgtcagtgaaacCTTAAGGAAACTATTAGTTACAACATTTTATTACAATGAAAACgagaataaaaccaaataaaactaACAATTAAAAATTATTAAGATCGaatcttttccatttttcatcaGTGAACCAAAAATAGGACACATAACAATTAATACCTCCCCAAAATACCTCTTGCTGATATAGTGTGAGGGGCTGCTCTGCTGTTACCTTTTAGTAATGTACTGTACTACGGTCTTCATCAGCAACAAGAACAAACTATATCAACAGATAAAAAGGTAAGCTAATGCAACATTATCAGTTAATGTGATTGTGGAAGTAGCTTGACTGTTACTTTTAGATGGCTATTTTGCATATTGCTACCAGAAGGAATAAGTAAGTTTTCAGGATTGATATTGACAGTAAACCAGCTAAACCTTCCTCTGAACTTTCACTTAAGATATGTCATTATCTTGTCACATATCCCAGCCTTATTTAGTGAATAAGTGAGTGAATACGCAGGTAACTGCAATAAAGCAAGGTGAGCAGTATTGAGGAattttgaccatcctcacacattactgtatatgccactatatattatgtatataatgtaatattatatgatatctgtacaggagaatagtgcctgtctaaattccaAAGATACTCCATTCTCTCTTTAAGCAGTAccaaaggtcaggttatagataaaggaccaaccaatgCATTGTAATGGCTAGGTGTAACATaaagagtgacagcaattctagccattcatggatgttgcTGTTTAGAATGGGTGAATGGCCATCTAAAagtaacatatatatatatacaaatttaataaaatttcatatatatatatgaaatgttaTTAAAGTTGTTAATGCAAAATTTTGTGGAACTGTCATGCTGTGGTTGTGGTTAAAAATGCAATGTATTCATAAACTGGTTTAGGAAGAAAATCACATTGGAAATAAAATCTATTCTTATGATAAGGTGCAGCAGCCATTCTCAAATTTCTGTCCAACAATGTTGTTGAAGATATTAAATTAGTTCTACTATTTCTTACTATCACTTATGATGATAGATGAACAGAAAGACAGGCAGATATTTGTGCATGTCATGCTGGCTGTCCATGCAATGTTAAGGGGAAGATGGGAAATAAactccacaaccagatgaacacacaccaggttcagcagctgcctcctctctccagcaAAATTCTGATGTTTGATATCAGACCGGACCTGTATTTGCATAAACATGCGTCTATTATTTGAGTATTGGTTTAAACAAGATTTAATTGGCTGGTGCCTGTGCTGCCACTTCAAAAGTTTGCATTCTACCGCACACAGCACAAGCAAGGCAAAGTAACTGAACCCCAAAGCAGTTAAGCAATGCATGACATCATCTGATTCAAAGTGGCTTTTCGTTGAAGCCTCCACCGTGTATGAGTGCTCCATATGGCTGTAGTTTGGCACAATTGTTATTAGCGCTCAAAAATAGCCAACATACTAAGACTGTGCGTTAACATGCTCCTTGGAAGGTCCCATTTCCTGAGTTGTGAAGTCATTCCAACTTTGGTATGTTCAGGTGCTTTGAAGTTGGAATttggacaaaaacataaaagctGTTAACATATTTGGTTTTTTGAGAGCTTTTAAATAACACCTTGACACCTCTTTCCAATATCTAGATCAGTGGTCGCCAACctgtcgatcgcgatctaccaGTCGATCTCGCAAGTCTTCATtgtcgatccccgaactctctggactcactggctgtccGTCGCGccacagatcagctgtgtgtcggttgtcttTTTTTCACACGAGCTGcgtgtccgctactggcggctgagctgctggtttatctcctgcatttccttcaaaacAAGTCAGTTTATGtaataaacttaatttcaggaatctacggtatgaagatgtgCATCTTCcagtctgtcgataacaatcaaagccctgttagaacaaatgaatggattcaatgGATGTGAAATATTAGCAGGAGTGgaagatgcatggcttcatactgtatggccatattcaagtcaaaccctatatgtaaaaacattgtgctgcagtagcagctcctctgcagaacatattcttgaactgagaagctacatattgtgcattgaacagatgctataaatatgaattgatattaatgtaaatattgtgcatttaaagttgcacaact encodes the following:
- the LOC117776469 gene encoding LOW QUALITY PROTEIN: adrenocorticotropic hormone receptor-like (The sequence of the model RefSeq protein was modified relative to this genomic sequence to represent the inferred CDS: inserted 1 base in 1 codon) translates to MNTTSVFQTDCPEVKVPVPLFLTMGLVSLGENFLVVLAVIRNRDLHSPMYCFICSLAAFNTIASLTKTWETLMIVLADVGQLEKRGSSEXKLDDVMDSLLCMSFVGSISSFLAIAVDRYITIFHALRYHNIMTMQRTRAVLGVIWTMCGVSAVLMVRFFAAKFTMTSQIIRKSLS